In Sphingobacterium sp. R2, the genomic stretch AACAATCATTCAGACGAAATGATAATTCTAAACAAACCTATTTGTCCTTAAATGATTATAAAAAGGATATCGGATCAATCGATTTTTTATGGAGCCGGCAGATGAATCATAAGAAATTGATCAGGGTAGCACTGCAGGGGCAAATTGAAAATGGCCAGGATTTTAATTATACTTACCTAGCGAATAACTACACCTATCGCCGCCATGAAATTTCGTTAAAAACTCAACTTGGGGTACACCAGTATTTGTTTGAAGGCCATGCTGGGATGTATAAGACCGAAAAAAAAGATGGTGTTAGCAGTAACCATATGGTATTTGATCAAATTAAACTGGAACTCGGAGTGAATCGTACATTCCGGCTTGGCGAATGGGCTGAGATAATAGGATCTATAGGCTATACTAAACAATGGTCCCCAAGCCATGATCTCTATGTATCTGAGCTAAATACGGGGGATTTTGGAAAGCAGATACTGTATCAAGATTATCTTTACGACACAGCTCCAAGTAATAGCTGGAATATGTCCTGGGTATGGGGAACGCATCATACGAAGAATAATTGGAGTATACAGTTCCAGATGAATTATCAGTATAGGGGTAATTTGGTGCCGGTAGACTACACGTTGTCAAGTGTGACAGGTAAAGATTGGTTTTTGGGTAAATTGGGGGTTTCCTATATTTTTTAAAAAAATAGATTAATTAGTAATCCTACTTCTTTATAAGAATAGTTAAGAGAGAAAATGAAAAAGCAGTTTTGTGTATTGGCCACTATTGTTGGTTTTGTAGGCTTACTTTCGATGAAAGATCGACAGCAAGCCTTTGATGATGAGATACAGCTATATTATAGACGACCGGTGGACGAATGGCCAAAACCAACAATAGATATAGGGGTTCGTTGGAGTGAATTCAAGTCTCTTCCCAAGATCGATACCGGCTATTTTTCTTTAATGGAAAAGCCTGATGTGAAGTTGGGAAAATATCTTTTTTTTGATCCCATTCTATCGGGGAGTAATCAAATATCCTGTAGCAGCTGCCATAACCCGCAAACTTCCTGGGCTGACAAGCTTACGGTACCAGTTGGCAATGATCATCTAGAGGGCACCCGCAATACTCCATCTTTGCTCAATGTGTATGCGCGCAAGGAATTGTTCTGGGACGGCCGCGCCGGTTCATTGGAGGAACAAGCGTTGGGTCCTATTGAGGCACATCACGAAATGGACATGGAACTGACGAAGCTGATTCCCAAGTTAAAGGCTATTCCTGCATACAATAAGTTATTTATAGCGGCCTTCGGTGAAGAAGATTACTCCATGCCAGAGGTTCTAAAAGCACTCGGCGCCTTTCAGCGGACACTGACAAGCAGACGAAGCCGTTTTGATGAGTTTTTAGATGGCAATTATAAAGTGTTGTCTGATCAGGAAGTTCGCGGTCTTCATTTATTTCGTACCAAAGCGCGGTGTATGAATTGTCATAATGGTCAATTTTTTACCGATGATCTTTATCATAACATTGGACTCACCTATTACAAACGGAAATATCAGGATCTAGGTCGATATGAGATCACAAAGGATCCTGCCGATGTAGGACGTTTTCGCACACCATCTCTGCGCGACGTGATGAATACCGATCCGTGGATGCACAACGGGCTGTTTTGGAATATGACCGGGCTATTGAATATGTACAATCGTGGTATGCAGATGAATTCCGCTACTACAGAACAGAAAGCAGAAGATCCACTTTATCCTGTAACTGATCCATTGATGCAACCTCTACATCTGACGAAAGGTGAAATAAAAGATATTGAGTCCTTTTTGCACGCTATTACAGCGACCTCTTATCGTATGCGCCGTCCAGAAAAACTACCAAGATAATTGTCTATCGAACAATGCTTAAGCTGATTTTGGATACTTTTTGGAATGGTGTACGTAAAATTAGATTAGCGTTGTCGGTAAAATCTTATTCTTTCGGAGAGAAAATAACGAAGTGTATAAGGTAATGGTTTATGGTAAGTGGAACGGTGTCAATGTTAACCTTTACTTTTTAGATGAAATATCGTGACCTCTGGCAACATTCCTAATCTGCTCGGATAGTCTAGATAGCCAAAACCAGCGTTTACATAGAGTGCCTGCTGTCCTTCATGATATAAACCTGCCCATTCCTGGTAAGCATATTTCACTGGACTCCATTGATAATTTGGGTTGATATAACCAAATTGTCCGCCATGAGTATGGCCGCTAAAAGTAACATCGATATTGGGATATTTGGGGATGATTTCAGCTCGCCAATGTGAAGGATCGTGTGAAAGCATGAAGTTGACAGAAGATGAATTATCAACCTTAGCCATTGCCAAATCGATGTCACCATAATTCTTAGGGTTATTTAACCCCCAGTTTTCCACGCCGATAATTGTAATTTTATCATTGTTCACTACAAGTTCTTTTGATTCATTGAGAAGCAGTTGCCAGCCCAATTGACTGTGAATGCTTTTAAGCTCGGCGAAGTTCTGTTCTTTTGTTAATCGACTTTTATCAAAAAAATGATGTCTATTGAAATGATAGTCTCCATAATCATGATTACCGAGTATAGAAAATGTTCCTAAGGGGGCGTTGAGGTGTTTGAATACGTCCAAATAATGATCCATTTCGGATGCAAAATCATTGATTAAATCTCCCGTGAAGAAAATGATATCAGGATTTTCCCCCAACAGCAAGTCAATGCCCCTTTTCACTTTATCCTGATTGAAAAGACTTCCTGCGTGTATATCAGAAATCTGAGCAATAGTCATTCCATCGAAAGATTGTGGTAAATGTGGTAAAACTAAATCGATATGTTTAATTTGATAGTCATACAAATTTAATGCAAATCCACGGGAAAGCGCAGTGATAGGAACGCTGGCCAGAGCAAGACCACTTTTGATTATAAAATCAGATCTTGTAATGGATAGTGTATTTCCATCTTTTTCAGATAATCGTTTAGGTCTTATAAAGAGATTCTTGAACACAGTGGAAGCACGCCACATTGCATCAATTCCAATAAAGAAGAGAACTATAATTTTAGCAAACAGTAAAGTGATAGGAAAAAATACCGGACATGCTGATGCGAAACTATTCCATTTAAAAAATAAATTGAGAAATATCGAGAGATAGGATAGCAAACTTAAAGACCACCAAACTCGTTTAGCAAAAAGTTCATTTGATTTCCAGATTGATAATCTCCGTATTCTCAGTAAAATCAATAGATCTACAGCTAGAAAGAATGAAATAATTTTTAGGTAGGTGTAAAACTGTTGGATCATAGTTATTAGGTTAAAATAATGTTGAAAAATAAATAAATCTATTTATTAAAAACGATATTCCCTTAGCTACTGTTTGGTTTCAAAAGAGATTTGAACGTCTTAGTGTACTAAATTTAGGGAAAAGTTCTGACTGTTCAGGCGACATACCTGGTTTGGACAACAAAAATAAAACAAATAGCGACAGCATATTTACAGGTTAGCGCAATACTTGCGAGCTGAACGACGGAAATTTATTATAAAGTTAAAAATAAATTGGCCACTAAGCAGTTACATTACTTATTTTTACAATATGACGCAAATAGATTTTCCAGAAATAGTATTAAAAGAGGTAAGACAAAGTCTAATTAGTACTAAAACCCGTGTCTCTACTGCCGAAAGTGTAACTGCAGGATTTTTGCAGTTAGCATGCTCGCAGATGGAAGGAGCAACAGAAATTTTCGCTGGCGGTGTTACAGCCTATTCTATTGATACCAAAATTAACACACTTGAAGTCGATGCGGAGCTAGCGGAAAGGTGTGACTGTGTATCGCCAACAACAACAGAAGAAATGGCACTAGCGGCGGGCAGAATGTTCCATACAGATTGGTCGGTTGCCACAACCGGATACGCAACCGTAGTCCCTGAATCAAAAGGCAAATTGTTCGCATTTGTCTCTGTTGCATATAAGCAGGAGATCTTATTGACATCAAAAATAGAGTTGAGTTCGACTATAGGGATGCAGGAAGCTCAGTTTAGGTATAGCATCAAGGCGTTAGAAATTCTAAATACGCTTTTAAAAAATAAAGGTTCTCAGTGATTACTGAGAACCTTTATTTTTATGCTTCTCTTTTCAAGTCAAAAGAGACATATTTTTCATAATCGACTAATGACCTGACTGGTGTGGCTAAACTTTGAAGGAGATCGATGTACATTTTTGCTACTTTCTTCCACACAGTCTGCTCACCGTAACTGCGCGCTTTAAACCGATGCCAAGCTAAAAGACGTTTTGAAGAGTACAATAAATTGATATTAGCACGCATTGCTTCTAAATCGTTAAAAGGCGTCAATATACCGCGTTCATCTTTTAATAAATCGCTGGCATGCCAATATGGTGTAGAGATAACAGCAGCACCTGCTCCCACAGCGAATGACAGTGTTCCACTGCTGATTTGCTGTTCGTGAGGGTAGGGGGATAGATAGATATCGCACGCGGTCAGATACTCTTTCAATTCTTCATCTGTCAGAAATTTATCAATAAAAACAACTTTATCTTCCAAATTCAGTTGACTGATTAAATTTTGCAATTCAAAACGATAGGATTCTCCCTCATGAGCCAAAACATTAGGATGTGTCTTTCCGATGATCAGATATTTGAATCCAGGTAGATCGGTACCAGCTAGGGATTTTATAGCATACTCCAATCCTTTACTCCTCCCAATCAGGCCGAAGGTCATCATGACAAAATTGTCTTGGAGACCTAATTTGTATTTTGCTAAACCTTGATTGTAATCAAACAGCGGAACACCATGTGGTATAAATTTAATCTTACCCGCTTGCGCTGGATCAAATTGCTCTTTCAATAATTCGACCCCTTTCGGTGAAAGACTTACAACTGCCTGGGATTTCTCTAAAAGTAATTCCATAATTTCTTTTTGCTGCAACGATGGTGTCTGCAAAATAGTATGAAATATTGTTAACAATGGTATGGTGAGGTTGTTTGCAATTTGTGTAATAAAAATACCATCAACACCGCCAAAGATTCCAAACTCATGTTGAATAATACAATAGTCGTATTCCTCATTGATAAGGCGGGCCGCTTGATGATAACTGTCCAGTCGATCTCTATGAATAACAAAGCGAACAGATTCGTCGAAATCCTCTACTCCATGTTTTGATAATGCGATAAGATCAATATGGACGCTAGGATCTAACTCCATACCTTCTTTAAGGTCTTTGGTAAAGGTAGCCAGTCCACATTCTTGTGGTGGGCATGTACTTATAATTGCTATTTTTTTCATAAAACTTAACCCTCCTTACTTGTATTTTGTACTTCTTTAACTGGAAGATCGAGAATGGCCATTAGCAACAAATAATATCCCTTTTCCAATCCTATTTTTTTTGCTTTTATATCAATATTTTCCATATCAGTACGCGATTTTGAGTGTAATTATTTTGATGAGGATAAATCAAAATTTATACCCAAAGACAGTGTGTAATGGCATATCCGTACTTTTTTACTTGAAATAGCGTAGCATAGTGATGCAACTACCGTAAAATTCAATATAACTCCGTATTTATAGCGTAGTAAAACTTGTTTTTGTCTTTGTAGCCATTCAACATTGACGTCAATACCTAATATCAATTGATAAGACATGTTTGGATGTAGATTTTATAATACGATAATATCAGAAATTTTCAAACAATTTTGACCTTTGGCTCGTTGTGTTTTCAGTTAACATACTTAGTTCATGAAGATAGCAACTTATAATATAAATGGTATCAACGCGCGGCTTCCAGTCCTTTTAAGATGGTTGGCAGAAGAGTCGCCAGATGTGGTTTGTCTTCAAGAACTAAAATCGCCCCAGGAGCGTTTTCCGTTGAAAGAGATAAGTGATCTTGGCTATCATGCCATTTGGCATGGCCAGAAAAGTTGGAACGGAGTTGCGGTGCTTTCGAAATACGAGATTGAAGAAATCACAAGAGTTCTCCCCGGAGATCCTGAGGATAATCAAAGTCGATATTTGGAAGTCATAATCCAAAACGTTGTCATATGTTGTATTTATCTACCGAATGGCAATCCTCTCCCAGGGGCCAAATATGATTACAAATTAAATTGGATAGAACGGTTGAACAAAAGGTCTAAAACACTTCTTAAGATGAATGTACCGGCTATTCTGATCGGTGATTTCAATATTATTCCAGGAGAGATAGACACCTATAAGCCAGAAAAATATAGCGATGATGCACTCTTTACAAAAGAAGTTAGGGATGCTTTCAGTCTACTGCTAACAGATGGATGGCAAGATGCTATACGTTCACTTTTTCCAGATAAGGAAGTTTATACCTTCTGGGATTATTTTAGGCATGCCTATGCTCGAAATGCAGGGATGCGTATAGATCACATTCTTTTGAGTCCTTCGATTCAGGCTCGGTTAATGGAAGGTGGTATAGATCGGGATGTTCGTGGATGGGAGAAGAGTAGCGATCATGCCCCTACATGGATTAGATTAAATAATAACACGAATGGCTAGAAAACTTAATTGTAGTGCGGGACTATTATTGTATAAAGTGTATGAACAACAAATTTATTTTTTCTTAGTACACCCTGGAGGACCATATTTTGCCAAGAAGGATGGGGGTTATTGGACTATTCCGAAAGGAGAGATCGATATTGCCGAAGATGCCCTCACAGCTGCCAAAAGAGAGTTTATGGAAGAAACAGGATATGTGCCTGATGGAAAGTTTATGGAATTGCGTCCTATTCAACAGAAAGGAGGAAAAAAAGTATTGTGTTGGGCAATTGAGGGAGATATGGATCCGCATAAACTCATCAGCAATACCTTTGCATTGGAATGGCCTCCTAGATCAGGAAAAATACAAATTTATCCTGAAGTGGATCGTGGCGCCTGGTTTACATTCACACAAGCCATCAAAAAGATAAACCAACGGCAAATCGATTTTTTAAAGCAAGTTATTGCTAATGTATTTTAACTCTGTATCCAAAGTCTTTTGCTCTGCGACGCATCATCAAGAAAATTTTTAAGAATTTCGCGTTATAACATATTTATGAATTATATTTGATGAATATCGCTCATTGAAGACGGGTCAGGTAAACAAAGGAACACAATGTGATAATGAATGAGCAGATAACGTTCAAAATTAGGGATTGGAATAAAGTATGGAAAACAAAACGGTTTTCATTTGTGATGATGATAGCACAATAGTTGACATGTTACAAATGCTTTTGGAAATGTCGGGTTACGACACAATTGTTGAGACAAATAGTCTTAATGCCTTAGAAGTGATCCGGGAAAATAGACCCGATGTCATTTTATTAGACCTATGGATGCCGATGCTTTCTGGAGATGAGTTGACAAAAAAAATTAGAGAAGATGAAGAACTGAAAGGACTGTTTGTAATATGCATATCCGCCAGTAAGGATGGAAAAGATGTGGCATTTCGAGCAGGGGCTAATCGTTTTATAGCAAAGCCATTTGATATCAATGAC encodes the following:
- a CDS encoding cytochrome-c peroxidase; amino-acid sequence: MKKQFCVLATIVGFVGLLSMKDRQQAFDDEIQLYYRRPVDEWPKPTIDIGVRWSEFKSLPKIDTGYFSLMEKPDVKLGKYLFFDPILSGSNQISCSSCHNPQTSWADKLTVPVGNDHLEGTRNTPSLLNVYARKELFWDGRAGSLEEQALGPIEAHHEMDMELTKLIPKLKAIPAYNKLFIAAFGEEDYSMPEVLKALGAFQRTLTSRRSRFDEFLDGNYKVLSDQEVRGLHLFRTKARCMNCHNGQFFTDDLYHNIGLTYYKRKYQDLGRYEITKDPADVGRFRTPSLRDVMNTDPWMHNGLFWNMTGLLNMYNRGMQMNSATTEQKAEDPLYPVTDPLMQPLHLTKGEIKDIESFLHAITATSYRMRRPEKLPR
- a CDS encoding metallophosphoesterase → MIQQFYTYLKIISFFLAVDLLILLRIRRLSIWKSNELFAKRVWWSLSLLSYLSIFLNLFFKWNSFASACPVFFPITLLFAKIIVLFFIGIDAMWRASTVFKNLFIRPKRLSEKDGNTLSITRSDFIIKSGLALASVPITALSRGFALNLYDYQIKHIDLVLPHLPQSFDGMTIAQISDIHAGSLFNQDKVKRGIDLLLGENPDIIFFTGDLINDFASEMDHYLDVFKHLNAPLGTFSILGNHDYGDYHFNRHHFFDKSRLTKEQNFAELKSIHSQLGWQLLLNESKELVVNNDKITIIGVENWGLNNPKNYGDIDLAMAKVDNSSSVNFMLSHDPSHWRAEIIPKYPNIDVTFSGHTHGGQFGYINPNYQWSPVKYAYQEWAGLYHEGQQALYVNAGFGYLDYPSRLGMLPEVTIFHLKSKG
- a CDS encoding CinA family protein is translated as MTQIDFPEIVLKEVRQSLISTKTRVSTAESVTAGFLQLACSQMEGATEIFAGGVTAYSIDTKINTLEVDAELAERCDCVSPTTTEEMALAAGRMFHTDWSVATTGYATVVPESKGKLFAFVSVAYKQEILLTSKIELSSTIGMQEAQFRYSIKALEILNTLLKNKGSQ
- a CDS encoding glycosyltransferase, coding for MKKIAIISTCPPQECGLATFTKDLKEGMELDPSVHIDLIALSKHGVEDFDESVRFVIHRDRLDSYHQAARLINEEYDYCIIQHEFGIFGGVDGIFITQIANNLTIPLLTIFHTILQTPSLQQKEIMELLLEKSQAVVSLSPKGVELLKEQFDPAQAGKIKFIPHGVPLFDYNQGLAKYKLGLQDNFVMMTFGLIGRSKGLEYAIKSLAGTDLPGFKYLIIGKTHPNVLAHEGESYRFELQNLISQLNLEDKVVFIDKFLTDEELKEYLTACDIYLSPYPHEQQISSGTLSFAVGAGAAVISTPYWHASDLLKDERGILTPFNDLEAMRANINLLYSSKRLLAWHRFKARSYGEQTVWKKVAKMYIDLLQSLATPVRSLVDYEKYVSFDLKREA
- the xth gene encoding exodeoxyribonuclease III — protein: MKIATYNINGINARLPVLLRWLAEESPDVVCLQELKSPQERFPLKEISDLGYHAIWHGQKSWNGVAVLSKYEIEEITRVLPGDPEDNQSRYLEVIIQNVVICCIYLPNGNPLPGAKYDYKLNWIERLNKRSKTLLKMNVPAILIGDFNIIPGEIDTYKPEKYSDDALFTKEVRDAFSLLLTDGWQDAIRSLFPDKEVYTFWDYFRHAYARNAGMRIDHILLSPSIQARLMEGGIDRDVRGWEKSSDHAPTWIRLNNNTNG
- a CDS encoding NUDIX domain-containing protein, with product MARKLNCSAGLLLYKVYEQQIYFFLVHPGGPYFAKKDGGYWTIPKGEIDIAEDALTAAKREFMEETGYVPDGKFMELRPIQQKGGKKVLCWAIEGDMDPHKLISNTFALEWPPRSGKIQIYPEVDRGAWFTFTQAIKKINQRQIDFLKQVIANVF
- a CDS encoding response regulator, with product MENKTVFICDDDSTIVDMLQMLLEMSGYDTIVETNSLNALEVIRENRPDVILLDLWMPMLSGDELTKKIREDEELKGLFVICISASKDGKDVAFRAGANRFIAKPFDINDLLEAVQSSSNVDR